In Panulirus ornatus isolate Po-2019 chromosome 9, ASM3632096v1, whole genome shotgun sequence, one genomic interval encodes:
- the Archease gene encoding protein archease-like isoform X1, with protein sequence MKQSSKRETMEMSPEEVELPPCKYEYLDHTADVQIHSWGDDLTETFEQAAVAMYGYMTEIDTVEILDRFEIEASADDMEGLLFHFLDECLYAFSVEPYFIARKVTITEFDKENFKIKATLYGEEFDLGKHPQGTEVKAITYASMQVYDNEGQHELFVIIDI encoded by the exons atgaaacaaagctcaaag AGAGAAACTATGGAAATGTCCCCTGAAGAAGTTGAACTTCCCCCCTGCAAATATGAATATCTCGACCACACTGCTGATGTTCAGATTCATTCTTGGGGTGATGATCTTACAGAAACCTTTGAACAGGCTGCAGTTGCTATGTATGGGTACATGACTGAGATTGACACCGTTGAAATTCTTGATCGATTTGAAATTGAAGCTAGTGCAGATGATATGGAAGGCTTACTCTTTCATTTCCTTGATGAGTGTCTGTATGCATTTTCCGTTGAACCTTATTTTATTGCACGTAAAGTTACTATTACAGAATTTGATAAAGAAAACTTTAAAATCAAAGCCACATTGTATGGGGAGGAATTTGATTTAGGGAAACACCCCCAAGGTACTGAAGTGAAGGCCATTACCTACGCTAGTATGCAAGTGTATGATAATGAAGGTCAGCACGAACtgtttgttattattgatatatgA
- the Archease gene encoding protein archease-like isoform X2 has protein sequence MEMSPEEVELPPCKYEYLDHTADVQIHSWGDDLTETFEQAAVAMYGYMTEIDTVEILDRFEIEASADDMEGLLFHFLDECLYAFSVEPYFIARKVTITEFDKENFKIKATLYGEEFDLGKHPQGTEVKAITYASMQVYDNEGQHELFVIIDI, from the coding sequence ATGGAAATGTCCCCTGAAGAAGTTGAACTTCCCCCCTGCAAATATGAATATCTCGACCACACTGCTGATGTTCAGATTCATTCTTGGGGTGATGATCTTACAGAAACCTTTGAACAGGCTGCAGTTGCTATGTATGGGTACATGACTGAGATTGACACCGTTGAAATTCTTGATCGATTTGAAATTGAAGCTAGTGCAGATGATATGGAAGGCTTACTCTTTCATTTCCTTGATGAGTGTCTGTATGCATTTTCCGTTGAACCTTATTTTATTGCACGTAAAGTTACTATTACAGAATTTGATAAAGAAAACTTTAAAATCAAAGCCACATTGTATGGGGAGGAATTTGATTTAGGGAAACACCCCCAAGGTACTGAAGTGAAGGCCATTACCTACGCTAGTATGCAAGTGTATGATAATGAAGGTCAGCACGAACtgtttgttattattgatatatgA